A window of Costertonia aggregata contains these coding sequences:
- a CDS encoding DUF3140 domain-containing protein, giving the protein MSKSNEEIYDEFYDAVNMTPSELEDWLKTDKSKDVGQDSGDGEAIGHKSGKKIIEIKNKNKADLNDADYDHMNNVVGYVNRHKAQKPKSDIKTSDWRYSLKNWGHDPCKELDCD; this is encoded by the coding sequence ATGTCAAAATCTAATGAAGAAATCTACGACGAGTTTTATGATGCCGTCAATATGACCCCAAGCGAATTGGAAGATTGGCTAAAAACCGATAAGTCCAAAGATGTTGGTCAAGATAGTGGCGATGGCGAGGCCATCGGCCACAAGAGTGGTAAAAAAATCATCGAAATCAAAAATAAGAATAAAGCTGACCTGAACGATGCTGATTACGACCACATGAACAATGTCGTTGGTTACGTAAATCGGCATAAGGCGCAAAAACCTAAGAGCGATATCAAAACATCCGATTGGCGATATAGCCTTAAAAATTGGGGACATGATCCTTGTAAAGAATTGGATTGCGATTAG
- a CDS encoding TraQ conjugal transfer family protein: protein MKMNALQRIYALTAVCCILILACSKDFEDIVQDSFDFTFEGSNEENGFVFEATKTDFILEPERMVSNVSYFMKYDNLDGKGYYIGAENDTVRANDTIPIQNFNLSYRYMPIDTGMHKVKVLAWDSNKIEKELELLYNVKYASFSFSLGKGTDDFIVNSQNPVTVTLLRDKETTSPDGGRDKDFETTYQLENGTGVLYLDDAVYDAGEPFKLPKGVTELGYLPETLGEHRLTMTAKAPDGATISNELILNIGNVNFTFRATAASSQVELESNLAVNIDLRTQDEESEVTYDISHSFSADSQGAGTVRNQNGGVMDAGTFRDVVPGNYNFTFQDDVLGQRKIYFDVRDSNGQMKRDSVEIEVANIPFTFSGNAESNQVFMNQRTQLNFNIKSSGNTDNIDYFLTYNLEEGNGRVTGINGNTITNNTDYPVNLGNFSLFYTPETLGTHRISFLVTDNYGQAVGPVGIDLDTEQLELEFNASANSSEVLVGQRGTVALSLIEKGEYDGASYELNYFVSGGSAALYNSNSEITQSRYFSINPGSFAYDFIAEQPGTYEVTFLLRDSNGQILEEKVILVVGNNDFTVNMTPSKATEFSSIPVGMIVDIDEVPDGANDSYMAFFSSSQNGSMSINGIIYGPGEQFSLGAGINNITYTGTEPGQHNIVLSVESGSDVIRTANTTITFDQVDFTFTGGTQKSDITVGETTGLNFNISESVGSSDYTMRFSMNGNALIRDNNGIEVSPGNSYDVNTGNFNWTLEGTDESTVKMVFVVQNDTGLEKTVDITVNVTAKDYTFNASGTLQQAYTNEIVDMNFNISEIGIGGDTYEMYFSAGGNNGTFEYEGTDYSAGESFEVPVGAFSGKYLGTTEGNHNITFTVRSSSDVEKRANVNINYERYEEPFELTISQAPGERLEGEPFNITVITNAIGTHNPAVTYQMTFSFSGNRVGYFFYSGNRYDEGETIPLNYGSTNLTFYPETPNTFTIDFEVENSTGHSKSGSTFVETLGRPVALVKGEKHNVSCGGLNGCDYQVRIYTCFDIGCSEAYGGATLDQVEIRIFNRSTNRWDTRIFNYNEATGNGVDRYFMLEEEPRESRLKYLDQDFEVRVRDTNGQWSERVSGRVVRV from the coding sequence ATGAAAATGAATGCCCTACAACGAATATACGCGCTAACAGCGGTATGCTGCATTTTAATATTGGCCTGTAGCAAGGACTTCGAGGATATCGTTCAAGATTCCTTCGATTTTACTTTTGAAGGCTCCAATGAAGAAAACGGATTCGTATTCGAAGCGACGAAAACGGATTTTATCTTGGAACCCGAACGTATGGTCTCCAATGTATCCTATTTCATGAAGTACGATAATCTTGACGGAAAAGGATATTATATAGGGGCAGAAAATGATACGGTTCGTGCTAACGATACGATACCGATCCAGAACTTTAATCTATCCTATCGGTATATGCCCATTGATACGGGAATGCATAAGGTAAAAGTACTGGCTTGGGATTCCAATAAAATTGAGAAAGAGCTGGAGTTGCTGTACAATGTCAAATATGCAAGTTTCAGCTTTTCGCTCGGCAAGGGTACCGATGATTTCATTGTCAATAGTCAAAACCCGGTAACGGTTACCTTGTTAAGGGATAAGGAGACAACATCTCCCGATGGCGGCAGAGATAAAGACTTTGAAACAACCTATCAATTGGAGAACGGCACGGGTGTACTTTATTTAGATGACGCTGTGTACGATGCAGGGGAACCTTTTAAATTACCCAAAGGGGTAACTGAACTTGGATATCTTCCCGAAACCTTGGGAGAGCATAGATTGACCATGACGGCCAAGGCTCCCGATGGGGCGACAATCTCAAACGAACTAATTTTAAATATTGGTAATGTCAATTTCACGTTCAGGGCAACAGCCGCTTCTTCCCAAGTCGAATTGGAATCCAATTTGGCCGTGAATATCGATTTGCGAACACAAGACGAGGAAAGCGAAGTAACCTACGATATAAGCCATTCCTTTTCGGCGGATAGCCAGGGGGCCGGAACCGTTCGTAATCAAAACGGCGGGGTAATGGATGCCGGGACCTTTCGTGATGTAGTACCCGGGAACTACAACTTTACTTTTCAGGACGATGTATTGGGGCAGCGCAAGATTTACTTCGATGTACGGGATAGCAATGGTCAGATGAAAAGGGACAGCGTCGAAATCGAAGTGGCCAATATCCCGTTCACATTCAGTGGAAATGCCGAAAGCAATCAAGTTTTCATGAACCAGCGTACGCAACTCAATTTCAATATCAAGTCGAGCGGGAATACGGATAACATCGATTATTTTCTGACCTATAACTTGGAAGAAGGAAACGGAAGGGTAACAGGAATCAATGGAAATACGATTACGAACAATACGGATTATCCGGTAAACTTGGGTAATTTTTCCCTTTTCTATACGCCCGAAACATTGGGTACGCATCGCATAAGTTTCTTGGTAACGGACAACTACGGGCAAGCGGTCGGACCGGTCGGAATCGATTTGGACACCGAGCAATTGGAACTGGAATTTAATGCTTCCGCCAATAGCAGCGAGGTATTGGTAGGCCAACGGGGTACGGTCGCATTGAGCCTTATCGAAAAAGGGGAGTACGATGGGGCATCGTATGAACTCAACTATTTTGTTTCAGGTGGCAGCGCGGCATTGTACAATAGCAACTCCGAGATTACGCAGAGTCGTTACTTTTCTATAAATCCTGGAAGTTTCGCTTATGACTTTATTGCCGAACAACCAGGGACGTATGAAGTTACGTTTCTGTTGCGCGATAGTAATGGTCAAATCTTGGAAGAAAAAGTAATCTTGGTTGTTGGAAACAATGATTTTACTGTCAATATGACCCCGTCCAAGGCTACGGAATTTTCCAGTATTCCGGTAGGTATGATCGTGGATATCGATGAAGTTCCCGACGGAGCGAACGACAGCTACATGGCGTTCTTTTCCTCAAGCCAAAACGGTTCGATGTCCATAAATGGAATAATCTACGGTCCGGGGGAACAATTTTCGTTAGGTGCCGGGATCAACAATATTACCTATACCGGAACAGAACCCGGACAGCACAATATTGTTCTCAGCGTAGAATCGGGTTCGGACGTTATCCGAACGGCCAACACTACCATCACTTTTGACCAGGTCGATTTTACCTTTACAGGGGGCACCCAAAAATCGGACATAACCGTAGGGGAAACCACCGGTCTGAATTTCAATATTTCTGAAAGTGTGGGGTCTTCAGATTACACCATGCGTTTCAGTATGAACGGTAATGCGCTAATCAGAGACAACAATGGTATAGAAGTAAGTCCTGGTAACAGTTACGATGTGAATACGGGCAACTTCAACTGGACGCTTGAAGGCACCGATGAGAGTACCGTGAAAATGGTTTTCGTAGTCCAAAATGATACGGGGCTTGAAAAAACTGTGGATATCACGGTAAACGTGACGGCCAAGGATTATACGTTTAACGCGTCCGGCACTTTACAGCAGGCTTACACCAACGAAATCGTCGATATGAACTTTAACATATCTGAAATAGGAATAGGCGGAGACACCTATGAAATGTATTTCTCGGCAGGTGGAAACAACGGTACTTTTGAATATGAAGGTACTGACTATTCAGCTGGGGAAAGTTTTGAAGTACCAGTAGGGGCATTTTCGGGAAAATATCTCGGAACGACCGAAGGCAACCATAACATTACGTTCACGGTGCGCTCATCCTCCGATGTGGAAAAAAGAGCAAACGTCAATATCAATTATGAAAGGTATGAGGAACCATTCGAGTTGACCATCAGTCAGGCTCCTGGGGAACGTTTGGAAGGAGAACCTTTTAACATCACGGTGATCACAAATGCCATTGGCACGCATAATCCTGCTGTAACTTATCAAATGACATTCTCTTTCAGTGGAAATCGTGTTGGTTACTTCTTTTATAGTGGAAATCGATATGATGAGGGGGAGACAATTCCATTGAATTATGGGAGCACTAACCTTACTTTTTATCCTGAGACTCCAAATACGTTTACAATTGATTTTGAGGTAGAGAACTCAACAGGGCATTCCAAAAGCGGAAGCACATTTGTTGAAACTTTGGGAAGACCTGTGGCATTGGTAAAAGGGGAAAAGCACAATGTCAGTTGTGGGGGATTGAACGGTTGCGATTATCAAGTCCGAATTTATACCTGTTTTGATATTGGGTGTTCGGAAGCCTATGGAGGTGCCACTTTGGACCAAGTGGAAATCAGGATATTCAACAGGAGTACCAACCGATGGGATACGCGTATATTCAATTACAATGAAGCAACGGGCAATGGAGTGGATCGATATTTCATGTTGGAAGAGGAACCCCGTGAAAGCCGTTTAAAGTATCTTGACCAAGACTTTGAGGTAAGGGTAAGGGATACGAACGGCCAATGGAGTGAAAGAGTATCGGGAAGAGTCGTCAGAGTTTGA
- a CDS encoding conjugal transfer protein TraO, whose amino-acid sequence MRKINFLLTSLLLLSASFCFGQLRGNLASSVGLSGGYVEDGYGIMGTFNFHPDRYRYFQISVLAAIAEDKGTQEIPYNIFTIQPGIYYRVFVAPRKRNFSLFLGGGGLFGYEVINNGSNELPSGALINAKSQFVYGLYVGAEAEVGISNDFSLLIKANEYYHINSDVGNFYPYAGVGLRYFLF is encoded by the coding sequence ATGAGGAAAATCAATTTTCTTTTAACGTCCTTGTTACTTTTATCGGCTTCTTTTTGCTTTGGCCAACTGCGGGGCAATCTTGCCTCGTCGGTCGGTTTGAGCGGTGGGTATGTCGAGGATGGCTATGGCATTATGGGTACGTTCAACTTTCATCCCGATCGGTACCGCTATTTCCAGATAAGCGTATTGGCCGCCATTGCTGAGGACAAAGGTACCCAAGAAATACCTTACAACATTTTTACGATACAACCGGGAATCTATTACCGGGTATTCGTAGCACCACGAAAGCGGAATTTCAGCCTTTTTCTAGGTGGGGGTGGACTTTTTGGATATGAAGTCATCAATAATGGCAGCAATGAACTTCCGAGCGGTGCCCTGATCAACGCAAAAAGTCAGTTCGTCTATGGCCTCTATGTCGGAGCGGAAGCGGAAGTAGGTATCAGCAATGATTTTTCCCTGCTCATAAAAGCGAACGAGTACTACCATATCAATTCCGATGTGGGGAATTTTTATCCGTATGCCGGAGTAGGCCTACGCTATTTTTTGTTCTAA
- a CDS encoding DUF4138 domain-containing protein, whose translation MRIKNCILLISIFGLLSTKAQTDTIPVSRDYKSILVLPEIFDFSINGKELNFIESFPAKNRSNTARRIVLLSYNDVAPDNEDHTNYTVYTRDGLAYDFILKLVGVPVKKRWTITKSIAENPEAFSIPRERSNVSTSDEASKPQMEHSDIATTTTKEDLKISPDEEATGETLPLTRELYVLDRMEYIRRRCYYNQFNKGKIIRYFAKYDDVFLWLENVFYENNEIYLQFRLENKAHMPYDVNFLKFSIASNYKNSPNNIDKKHKPLFRYKVPKRVEGNSENYFMVVFDKFTLDRKKVLMVNVDEDKGNRNLSLDVDHNVINNPLAFKL comes from the coding sequence ATGAGAATAAAGAACTGCATACTACTTATATCGATTTTCGGTTTGCTTTCCACTAAGGCGCAAACAGACACTATTCCCGTGTCCAGGGATTATAAGTCAATCCTAGTCCTGCCTGAAATCTTTGATTTCTCCATCAACGGGAAGGAACTCAATTTTATCGAATCCTTTCCTGCCAAAAATAGGTCCAATACGGCAAGACGTATTGTGTTGCTCAGTTACAATGATGTAGCACCTGACAACGAAGACCACACTAATTATACAGTCTATACCCGAGACGGACTTGCCTATGACTTTATTTTAAAATTGGTAGGAGTTCCTGTGAAGAAAAGATGGACAATCACTAAATCAATAGCCGAAAACCCGGAAGCGTTCTCTATACCGCGAGAACGTTCCAATGTTTCAACATCTGATGAAGCGTCAAAACCCCAAATGGAGCATTCCGATATAGCAACAACGACCACAAAAGAAGATTTAAAGATTTCGCCAGATGAAGAAGCGACCGGGGAAACTTTGCCGCTTACTCGGGAACTATATGTGCTGGACCGTATGGAATACATTCGTCGGCGATGTTACTATAATCAGTTCAACAAAGGCAAGATTATTCGCTATTTCGCCAAATACGATGATGTCTTCTTATGGCTGGAAAATGTCTTTTATGAAAATAACGAGATATACCTACAGTTTCGTTTGGAGAACAAGGCGCACATGCCCTACGATGTGAATTTTCTGAAATTCAGTATCGCTTCCAATTATAAGAACAGTCCGAACAACATCGATAAAAAACACAAACCTCTATTCAGGTACAAGGTTCCCAAAAGGGTCGAAGGAAATTCCGAGAACTATTTCATGGTGGTCTTTGACAAGTTCACATTAGACCGTAAGAAAGTACTAATGGTCAATGTGGATGAGGATAAAGGCAATAGAAACCTTTCCTTGGATGTCGACCATAATGTTATCAACAACCCATTAGCTTTTAAATTATGA
- the traM gene encoding conjugative transposon protein TraM — MALPIILILTSFFVIENLKDLKIGDTNAVNANGFNSELPGETPTLDSGTAGRQWKVKDSLKRKKEDNSEARVDMKDLGNSENDSLQRILKQLEGLSMKPEAKETNFTEIPEIKGSVDSRKRPEMSEDQKKQQFVENRLAYREKLLEGKEKMIGDSQNSRGHPSLEPIVDTKKPISIRATVYGDQFILPNENVRLLLMEDMVHNSKRFARNTFIYAMATIKENRVYLDIDNIEHHPVNLLVKDFNDGREGIYSTRAGELWREYEANASNNLLTGATEELTNGSPDLVADIARGLGSFFRKKKLREKEKILLIDDYELLLVTQ; from the coding sequence ATGGCCCTACCGATTATTTTGATATTGACCAGCTTTTTCGTTATCGAAAATCTAAAGGATCTTAAGATAGGCGATACTAACGCGGTAAACGCGAACGGTTTCAATTCCGAACTACCGGGCGAAACACCGACTTTGGATTCCGGTACCGCAGGCCGACAATGGAAGGTCAAGGATTCCCTGAAAAGGAAAAAAGAGGATAATTCCGAAGCTAGGGTCGATATGAAGGATTTGGGAAATTCCGAAAACGACTCCCTTCAGCGGATTTTGAAACAACTGGAGGGGTTGTCCATGAAACCGGAAGCAAAGGAAACCAACTTTACCGAAATACCGGAAATCAAGGGATCGGTAGATAGCCGAAAGCGCCCCGAAATGTCAGAAGATCAGAAAAAACAACAGTTCGTTGAGAATCGGTTGGCCTACCGCGAGAAGCTTTTGGAGGGAAAAGAGAAAATGATTGGCGATTCCCAAAATAGCCGAGGCCACCCGTCTCTTGAGCCTATTGTTGATACCAAGAAGCCGATCTCGATCAGGGCTACCGTCTATGGCGACCAATTCATATTGCCCAATGAGAATGTTCGATTGCTGTTGATGGAAGACATGGTTCATAATAGTAAAAGATTTGCGAGAAACACTTTTATCTATGCTATGGCTACGATAAAAGAGAATCGGGTCTATTTGGACATCGATAATATTGAGCACCACCCCGTGAACTTGTTGGTAAAGGATTTTAACGATGGCAGGGAAGGCATCTATAGCACGAGGGCCGGAGAACTATGGAGGGAATACGAGGCGAATGCGAGCAACAACTTACTGACCGGTGCTACCGAAGAGTTGACCAACGGTTCTCCCGATTTGGTAGCGGATATAGCCCGAGGGTTGGGCTCTTTCTTTAGAAAGAAAAAATTGCGGGAGAAAGAAAAGATTCTATTGATAGATGATTACGAACTTTTATTGGTAACGCAATGA
- a CDS encoding type IV secretion system protein: MHALQSSSGFRVTVNSIFDQYIADAFNNLGPTLAIGFGMAKIGLGIFAFTHFAGNDRADVLKALKWFPLMFILFNYSEFAHAIFEFYNNLGSSFVSTQKSWDTIGQKIALAQIDVASNNLVEWNLLSMDIDGLQSFALTGLAGSITAFAHIISTLIFIGIKALATIYLFILIIFGPINIGLSFIPAISGLWKAWLQKFMSICLWLPMLYVVDMFMVNLVDQLVNHLLRYSSYDLGLILSSSMLILMTSFFYIKAPTLANFVVQGLNISGGGIVAKPKHYGKKVVQTAMDVKSGGATKAVRTLIQ, from the coding sequence ATGCACGCCTTACAATCCAGTTCGGGGTTTCGAGTAACGGTCAATTCCATATTTGACCAGTACATAGCCGACGCCTTTAATAATCTAGGCCCCACTCTCGCAATTGGTTTTGGAATGGCCAAAATCGGCTTGGGAATTTTCGCTTTCACACATTTCGCGGGCAACGACCGAGCGGATGTTCTCAAGGCCTTAAAATGGTTTCCCTTGATGTTCATTCTGTTCAACTATTCGGAATTCGCACATGCTATTTTTGAATTTTACAATAATTTGGGTTCATCGTTTGTCAGTACCCAAAAAAGCTGGGATACCATCGGACAAAAAATAGCCTTGGCGCAAATCGATGTAGCTTCGAACAACCTTGTCGAATGGAACCTGTTGAGCATGGACATCGATGGGCTACAGTCATTCGCCCTTACCGGACTGGCCGGTTCCATCACAGCGTTCGCACATATTATCTCTACCTTGATATTCATCGGAATCAAGGCTTTGGCCACCATCTACCTTTTCATTCTTATCATTTTCGGGCCTATCAACATTGGACTTTCTTTCATTCCCGCTATTTCTGGACTCTGGAAAGCATGGCTGCAAAAGTTTATGAGTATCTGTCTTTGGCTGCCCATGCTTTACGTGGTGGATATGTTCATGGTCAACCTCGTGGACCAGTTGGTGAATCATCTGCTTCGATACAGTTCCTATGACCTGGGACTGATCTTAAGTTCCTCTATGTTGATACTAATGACCTCGTTTTTTTATATCAAAGCGCCCACTTTGGCAAACTTTGTTGTCCAAGGCCTAAATATTTCAGGTGGTGGAATCGTCGCCAAACCGAAGCATTATGGTAAAAAAGTAGTTCAAACGGCGATGGATGTCAAAAGTGGAGGAGCTACCAAAGCAGTTCGAACATTAATCCAATAA
- a CDS encoding TraG family conjugative transposon ATPase: MEKRVNLLDAFPIYGYEAPILVSKEKGCISIPLELELPEIYTMDGKDYLNLNRTVSGILEIMGENCLLHKQDLFFGETYAIDPLRMKRDFFETQDELYFKDRPFLKHRSFLAIHKVPKSYIGRTPLGVNSFLKKERRFYGKNPLPEEYLDTDVMADFEARVGAVNDLINDSGLMGSKILNYEDLFEPAGYCDNYLEASYQAGVGKDIDFSENTLRIGDKQGQYFTLENLDQFSKEDMAFHEYFGKYTTGENLFPIGNLFSLGFKIPHEHIINQYIYIPEKEKAMGRLRSKAKRLNKYATNRKGDKNSTYRDQIYEFQQSILNDHKELVYYHLNVLGLADSKKTFRPMCNTVKSAFGKLGIHAKENSVDRKNLFFGGILGNGIGTSMELYSPFSSEMASSLWYFEGGYKNRLHGPHGLRMVDRATGQPLLVSLYREPEEKDWIFNRGMLIASGSGGGKTFFTNAYLYSEYREGAEILILENGNSYDKLLDHLKGVTIANDDQNPFTFNPFILDAIDVVVKDGEKALTEHKLTQLIALVYLLYGRKDYEAGDTHDSAVVRAIIEFLVQGYYQYRFSKGSSDDSFNTFYDYAHQNLKALMHTKGIRNEVFDPNLFLLLLGKYAHEGPRAYLLNSKDKRIAQLSQERLVYFKLENLVNNEELFPIVAFLMIDVFDKKLKDPKKLSLNKILAVDEAWNLFDNPIMAHYFDAKSRMARKYGGQPIFISQKVDDFVKSKFIGKTIVVNSHIKVLLDLGEFANSFDEIQNILGLNAKQKQLNLSVNKDLPPNRKLREMAICWKERVKVFGLETSLPTKCLFETNPNEKVKINLLHEQYDNDWERTAIAYKQSEMKRANIDLKTLNGMSTNT; the protein is encoded by the coding sequence ATGGAAAAGAGGGTAAATCTGTTGGACGCTTTTCCCATCTATGGGTACGAGGCCCCTATTCTGGTATCGAAAGAAAAAGGCTGTATCAGCATTCCGTTGGAATTGGAGCTTCCGGAAATCTACACTATGGATGGAAAGGACTATTTGAACCTGAACCGAACGGTCTCCGGTATTTTGGAAATCATGGGGGAAAATTGTCTGTTGCACAAACAAGATCTTTTCTTCGGGGAAACCTATGCCATTGACCCGTTACGGATGAAGCGCGATTTTTTCGAAACGCAGGATGAACTCTACTTTAAGGATAGGCCTTTTTTAAAGCACCGCTCCTTTTTGGCGATACACAAGGTACCCAAGAGCTATATTGGCCGAACACCCTTAGGTGTAAATTCTTTTTTGAAAAAAGAACGCCGTTTCTATGGCAAAAACCCGCTACCCGAAGAATATCTGGATACCGATGTCATGGCGGATTTCGAGGCCCGTGTCGGGGCCGTGAACGACCTGATCAACGATTCCGGTTTGATGGGCTCGAAAATACTGAACTATGAGGACCTTTTCGAACCGGCCGGCTATTGCGACAATTATTTGGAAGCAAGCTACCAAGCAGGTGTCGGCAAGGATATTGATTTTTCGGAGAACACATTGCGCATCGGGGACAAACAGGGACAGTATTTTACTTTGGAGAACTTAGATCAGTTTTCGAAAGAGGACATGGCTTTTCACGAATATTTCGGAAAATACACTACCGGTGAGAACCTTTTCCCCATCGGTAACCTTTTCTCCTTGGGCTTTAAGATTCCTCATGAACATATTATCAACCAATACATCTACATTCCGGAGAAGGAAAAGGCCATGGGTAGGCTAAGGTCGAAGGCCAAACGCCTTAACAAATATGCTACCAATCGCAAAGGGGACAAAAACAGTACCTACCGTGACCAAATCTATGAGTTCCAACAATCGATACTGAACGACCACAAAGAATTGGTGTATTACCACTTGAACGTATTGGGGTTGGCCGATTCCAAAAAGACTTTTCGCCCGATGTGCAACACCGTAAAATCGGCTTTCGGCAAATTGGGCATCCATGCCAAGGAGAATTCGGTGGATCGCAAGAATCTTTTTTTCGGTGGCATTCTCGGCAACGGCATCGGCACGAGTATGGAGCTTTACAGTCCTTTCTCATCTGAGATGGCTTCCAGTCTATGGTATTTTGAGGGAGGTTACAAAAATAGGCTTCATGGACCGCACGGATTGCGTATGGTCGATAGGGCTACAGGGCAACCTTTATTGGTCAGTCTTTACAGGGAACCAGAGGAAAAGGATTGGATTTTTAACCGGGGGATGCTGATCGCATCGGGATCGGGCGGGGGTAAGACCTTCTTTACGAACGCCTATCTGTACTCGGAATATCGGGAAGGTGCGGAAATTTTAATCCTCGAAAACGGAAACTCATACGATAAGCTATTAGACCATCTGAAAGGGGTCACAATAGCGAACGACGACCAAAACCCATTTACCTTCAATCCTTTTATACTCGATGCTATAGATGTTGTGGTCAAGGATGGCGAAAAAGCACTTACCGAACATAAGCTGACCCAATTGATCGCTTTAGTGTACCTCCTTTATGGGCGTAAGGACTATGAAGCGGGGGATACCCATGACAGCGCCGTAGTCCGTGCGATTATCGAGTTTCTAGTTCAAGGATATTATCAGTATCGGTTTTCGAAGGGTAGTTCCGACGATTCTTTTAATACGTTCTACGACTACGCACATCAAAATTTGAAAGCCCTAATGCACACAAAGGGTATTCGAAATGAAGTATTCGACCCCAATTTGTTTCTATTGTTGCTTGGTAAATACGCACACGAAGGGCCGAGGGCATACCTCTTGAATAGCAAGGATAAAAGAATAGCCCAATTGAGCCAGGAAAGGTTGGTTTATTTCAAATTGGAAAATTTGGTCAACAATGAAGAACTCTTCCCCATAGTGGCATTTTTGATGATCGATGTGTTCGACAAAAAGTTAAAAGACCCAAAGAAACTTTCCCTCAATAAAATATTGGCCGTGGACGAGGCATGGAACCTGTTCGACAACCCCATTATGGCTCACTATTTTGACGCTAAATCGAGAATGGCAAGAAAGTATGGAGGACAGCCCATATTCATATCACAGAAGGTGGACGATTTCGTAAAATCAAAATTTATCGGCAAGACCATCGTAGTGAACAGCCATATCAAGGTGCTGCTCGACCTCGGTGAATTCGCTAATTCTTTTGATGAAATTCAGAACATATTAGGTCTGAACGCCAAACAAAAGCAATTGAACCTTTCCGTCAACAAGGATCTACCGCCAAATCGGAAACTGAGGGAAATGGCCATTTGTTGGAAGGAACGGGTCAAGGTTTTCGGTTTGGAAACTTCGCTACCGACCAAATGCCTGTTCGAAACCAACCCGAACGAGAAAGTAAAAATCAATCTGCTGCATGAACAATATGATAATGATTGGGAGCGAACCGCGATCGCATATAAACAATCGGAGATGAAACGAGCCAATATAGATTTGAAAACCCTAAATGGAATGAGTACAAATACCTAA
- a CDS encoding DUF4133 domain-containing protein, giving the protein MENKLVRIPKALQKDVFFFGLRAKYVDQAFKGTFLSLMSGLFLSTVIPTFLSLILSFCTAALYIGLMFFYSKAYGENGFIKSRADRKGPDAIKGHVNKKLLVLWKRG; this is encoded by the coding sequence ATGGAAAACAAACTGGTGAGAATCCCAAAGGCCCTTCAGAAGGATGTCTTCTTCTTCGGGCTACGCGCTAAGTATGTGGACCAAGCCTTCAAGGGCACGTTTTTATCCTTGATGTCAGGGCTGTTTTTGAGTACGGTCATACCTACTTTTCTAAGTCTTATACTTTCCTTTTGTACAGCGGCACTTTACATCGGGCTGATGTTCTTCTATTCCAAAGCTTACGGTGAGAACGGTTTTATAAAATCCCGAGCGGACAGGAAAGGTCCGGATGCCATCAAGGGTCATGTGAACAAAAAACTCCTCGTGTTATGGAAAAGAGGGTAA
- a CDS encoding ParA family protein — protein METKIISCTGEKGGCGKTTLNIILATNLFHLYGKKVVLMDMDNPQYSVYKKRKRDLAQIGKMETDAFPVERATIHTLEPLIKKYYGIVDFIIIDFPGNLNEEMVRGLLYVEHIFIPFFLDELEIDSTAVFYKTLRKNFLDNDNRVLRSVNLFFNRYELVKVNKFNAVRKTLARAGMPMMRQVVMERTIYREKYRNTLVPIPLSKENGEQGLKRFMEEVLEISKN, from the coding sequence ATGGAAACAAAAATTATCTCCTGTACGGGCGAAAAGGGCGGTTGTGGCAAAACGACCCTGAATATTATCCTGGCCACCAACCTTTTCCATCTGTACGGTAAAAAGGTGGTGCTTATGGATATGGACAATCCACAGTATTCGGTCTATAAAAAGCGGAAACGGGATTTAGCGCAAATCGGGAAAATGGAAACAGATGCCTTTCCGGTGGAGCGAGCGACCATCCATACCTTGGAACCGCTAATCAAAAAATATTACGGTATCGTCGATTTCATCATAATCGATTTCCCGGGAAACCTGAATGAGGAAATGGTCAGAGGCCTCTTGTATGTGGAACACATCTTCATTCCCTTTTTTCTTGACGAATTGGAAATCGACAGTACCGCAGTATTCTATAAGACCCTACGGAAGAATTTCCTCGACAATGACAATCGGGTGCTACGTTCCGTCAATCTTTTTTTCAACCGTTACGAACTCGTAAAGGTCAACAAGTTCAATGCCGTCCGCAAAACCCTGGCGCGAGCGGGAATGCCCATGATGCGACAAGTGGTCATGGAACGAACTATTTATAGGGAGAAATACAGGAATACGCTTGTTCCCATTCCCTTATCGAAAGAAAACGGCGAACAGGGGCTTAAACGATTTATGGAAGAAGTACTTGAAATATCAAAAAACTGA